Proteins encoded by one window of Cucurbita pepo subsp. pepo cultivar mu-cu-16 chromosome LG14, ASM280686v2, whole genome shotgun sequence:
- the LOC111810662 gene encoding salicylate carboxymethyltransferase: protein MDIEKVFHMNGGIGNNSYAKNSHLQKKGSDMVKHITMEAIEQVYLSTGAPASFGIADLGCSSGPNSLSIVKEIIQAIQSLSSSHLQPPPEFRVYLNDLPTNDFNSIFKALPDFCRELQNEGKNQNPSGFFIGAYPGSFYQRLFPNNCLHFVYSSYSLHWLSRVPEGLRNELGEPLNRGTIYISERSPISIAEAYVKQFRRDFCEFLRKRAEEVVSGGRMVLILLGRDGADHVDRGNSFLWHLLARAFAILVSQGKVKEEEVDRYDVNFYAPNKEEIEEEVKREGSFGLERIEKFELEKKVKNGESYGKEVAKTVRAIQESMISHHFGDAILESLFHNYGTILDEESAKQDIKPISFVIVLTKF, encoded by the exons ATGGATATTGAAAAAGTTTTCCACATGAATGGTGGAATTGGCAACAATAGCTATGCCAAAAACTCCCATCTTCAG AAGAAAGGTTCAGATATGGTAAAGCACATAACAATGGAGGCCATAGAGCAAGTTTACCTTTCCACCGGCGCTCCTGCGAGCTTCGGCATCGCCGATCTGGGCTGCTCCTCCGGTCCAAATTCGCTATCGATCGTCAAAGAAATAATCCAAGCCATTCAATCGCTAAGCTCCAGTCATCTCCAGCCGCCGCCGGAGTTCCGCGTCTATTTGAACGACCTTCCGACCAACGATTTCAATTCCATCTTCAAAGCTCTCCCTGATTTCTGCAGAGAGCTTCAAAACGAagggaaaaatcaaaatccatcGGGGTTTTTCATTGGGGCCTATCCAGGCTCATTTTACCAGAGACTTTTCCCCAATAATTGCTTGCACTTTGTCTATTCCTCTTACAGCCTCCACTGGCTTTCTAGG GTTCCTGAGGGGCTTCGAAATGAATTGGGGGAACCGCTGAATAGAGGCACCATTTATATATCGGAGAGGAGTCCGATTTCCATAGCGGAGGCTTACGTGAAGCAATTCCGGCGAGATTTCTGCGAGTTCCTGAGGAAGAGAGCGGAGGAGGTGGTTTCCGGCGGCCGGATGGTGCTGATCTTGCTCGGAAGAGACGGTGCCGATCATGTCGACAGAGGAAATTCCTTCTTGTGGCACCTTCTTGCTCGAGCCTTCGCCATTTTAGTCTCGCAg GGAAAAGTGAAAGAGGAGGAGGTAGATAGATACGACGTGAATTTCTACGCACCGAACAAAGAGGAGATAGAAGAGGAAGTAAAAAGAGAAGGGTCGTTCGGGTTGGAGAGAATAGAGAAGTTTGAGTTAGAAAAGAAGGTGAAAAACGGCGAGAGCTACGGGAAAGAAGTGGCAAAGACTGTTAGAGCCATTCAAGAATCTATGATATCTCACCATTTCGGTGATGCCATTTTGGAGTCTTTGTTTCATAATTACGGTACCATTTTGGACGAAGAATCTGCCAAACAAGATATCAAACCCATCTCTTTTGTTATCGTTCTTacaaagttttaa
- the LOC111810408 gene encoding uncharacterized protein LOC111810408, protein MDFFFFDKAEKVSSSVPRCNLLQLFAKFFRFIEFCFLLVFLSWTFSRLPIAVRISSEYFGKLLGFIASPLFGFLLCNAIIVALVAKPSQFSGYSAETERIYENLIEKSGSRDLPDSLAERDSSIAEEVEIVYQDKQIIVESESVVDHPKVILRSLSEKLTRECVTTQSEKLRRSETEKCRNLEHSHDILFFQEDLSNEDFQKKIEAFIAKEKKFRREESCAIVLRCDG, encoded by the coding sequence atggatttcttcttcttcgacaAAGCGGAGAAGGTTTCAAGCTCTGTTCCGAGATGCAATCTCCTCCAACTCTTCGCCAAGTTCTTCCGTTTCATCGAGTTCTGCTTTCTACTGGTTTTCCTCTCCTGGACTTTCTCTAGGCTTCCGATCGCCGTCAGAATCTCCAGCGAGTATTTCGGAAAACTCCTCGGCTTCATCGCGAGTCCTCTCTTCGGATTCCTCCTCTGTAACGCCATCATCGTCGCACTCGTAGCAAAACCTAGCCAATTCTCAGGCTACAGCGCTGAAACCGAACGGATTTACGAAAACCTAATTGAAAAATCCGGAAGTCGCGACCTACCTGATTCGCTTGCGGAACGCGATTCTTCAATCGCAGAGGAGGTGGAGATTGTGTACCAGGATAAACAGATCATCGTGGAGTCGGAATCAGTAGTAGATCATCCGAAAGTGATTTTGAGGAGTTTATCGGAGAAACTTACGCGAGAATGCGTGACGACACAGAGTGAGAAGCTTCGGCGATCGGAGACGGAGAAGTGCCGGAATCTGGAACATTCGCACGACATTTTGTTCTTCCAGGAAGATTTGAGTAATGAAGATTTTCAGAAGAAGATTGAAGCGTTCATTGCGAAAGAGAAGAAGTTTCGTCGGGAAGAATCTTGCGCCATTGTACTCCGCTGCGACGGTTAA
- the LOC111810336 gene encoding pentatricopeptide repeat-containing protein At5g66500, mitochondrial, with translation MRSPIAKSLYVTNPFSRFCLPISIPSLSALNSATTSFNPCCSESFCSLAHQLFDELPRRDIPSLTSLLTSYVRGHRHSDAWSLFRQMHRSCSPLTAHTLTAALAACSALPTSDYGQQVHGLIIKTGTYSGIVTKTAILDMYSKCGLLDHSVQVFEEMELKDVVAWNALLSSFLREGLAGKALNVFEEMKREKVECSEFTLCSVLKACAVLKDFQLGKQVHGMVVVMDRDMLVLGTALVDFYSTVGCISEAMKVYTSLDCIKDDIMLNSLISGCVVNKQYEEAFSLMSKMRPNAIALTSALAACSENSDLWIGKQIHCALVRHGMTSNTQLCNTLLDMYAKCGKISNARIVFDEMRHRDVVSWSSMIQAYGSHGDGLKAFELFKMMLDGRTGVLPNSVTFLSVLSACGHSGLVEQGQECFYLAKERYSSYLAPEHYACFIDILGRAGKIEEVWSVFHDMEMCGVKITSKLWAALLNACSHNQDVSRGEFAAKRLLRLDPNKAGNFVLASNFYASIGKWDSVGELRRIMWEKGLSKEAGNSLVSSSCF, from the coding sequence ATGCGTTCACCAATCGCTAAATCTCTGTACGTTACTAACCCATTTTCacgtttctgtttgcccatTTCGATTCCTTCTCTTTCTGCTTTGAATTCGGCCACTACCTCCTTTAATCCCTGTTGTTCCGAATCCTTTTGCTCTCTTGCCCACCAACTGTTCGATGAATTGCCTCGAAGAGATATTCCCTCACTTACTTCCCTTCTCACCTCGTATGTGCGTGGTCATCGCCACTCAGACGCCTGGTCTCTCTTCCGTCAAATGCACCGTTCCTGCTCTCCTCTCACCGCCCACACTCTCACCGCTGCCTTGGCTGCCTGCTCGGCATTACCCACCTCCGATTATGGCCAACAAGTTCATGGGCTAATCATCAAAACAGGTACATATTCCGGGATTGTAACTAAAACTGCCATTTTAGACATGTACTCCAAATGTGGGCTTCTTGATCACTCTGTTCAGGTCTTTGaggaaatggaattgaaaGATGTGGTTGCGTGGAATGCGTTGCTATCCAGCTTTTTGAGAGAAGGTCTTGCTGGGAAAGCACTAAATGTgtttgaagaaatgaagagagaaaaagtggAATGTAGTGAGTTTACTTTGTGTTCGGTGCTCAAGGCTTGTGCGGTTTTGAAAGATTTTCAGCTGGGTAAGCAAGTTCATGGGATGGTTGTTGTTATGGATAGAGATATGCTTGTTTTGGGTACTGCCTTGGTTGATTTCTACTCTACTGTTGGCTGTATCAGTGAAGCCATGAAAGTTTACACTAGTTTAGATTGTATAAAGGATGATATCATGcttaattctttaatttctgGGTGTGTTGTGAATAAACAATATGAAGAAGCCTTTTCATTGATGAGCAAGATGAGACCTAATGCAATTGCATTAACAAGCGCCCTGGCTGCTTGCTCTGAGAATTCTGATCTATGGATAGGGAAGCAAATACACTGTGCTTTGGTCCGTCATGGTATGACATCCAATACCCAATTGTGCAATACTTTGCTTGATATGTATGCAAAATGTGGGAAAATTTCGAATGCTCGAATAGTGTTCGATGAAATGCGTCATAGAGATGTAGTATCATGGAGCAGCATGATACAAGCATATGGAAGTCATGGAGATGGGCTAAAAGCTTTCGAATTGTTCAAGATGATGCTAGATGGAAGAACTGGAGTGTTGCCAAATTCAGTGACATTCCTTTCTGTCTTATCTGCCTGTGGGCATTCGGGGCTGGTGGAACAGGGACAAGAATGTTTCTATTTGGCAAAGGAGAGGTATAGTTCATATCTAGCTCCTGAACACTATGCCTGCTTCATAGATATATTAGGCCGAGCTGGTAAGATTGAAGAAGTATGGAGTGTGTTCCATGATATGGAGATGTGTGGCGTTAAGATTACATCAAAACTATGGGCAGCATTGCTTAATGCTTGTAGTCACAACCAAGATGTTTCCAGGGGTGAGTTTGCTGCTAAAAGACTGCTTCGATTGGATCCGAACAAGGCTGGGAATTTCGTGTTGGCATCGAATTTTTATGCGTCGATAGGAAAGTGGGATTCGGTCGGTGAATTGAGGAGAATCATGTGGGAAAAGGGACTGAGTAAGGAAGCTGGGAATAGCTTGGTCAGTTCTTCTTGCTTCTAA
- the LOC111810337 gene encoding GTPase ERA-like, chloroplastic, giving the protein MELALQAPATLSRSKIHAHNFFYSNTIFISPPEKQTPLPLLSRQNHSRFQVRARNSSHRTRRSVLKNQSVTISENGFNEEEETDGEGTSSLYSDDELSFLSLNEKPDRNLTLLDDYEIEELGYVSDPNHRSGFAALLGKPNVGKSTLVNQLIGQKLSIVTDKPQTTRHRILGICSGPEYQVILYDTPGVIEKKMHKLDSMMMKNVRSAAINADCVLVVVDACKAPQKIDEVLEEGIGNLKEMPPTLLVLNKKDLIKPGEIAKKLEWYEKFTNVDEVIPVSAKYGHGIEDVKEWILSKLPVGPAYYPKDIVSEHPERFFVSEIVREKIFMQYRNEVPYACQVNVVSYKSRPGAKDFIQAEIVVEKNSQKVILIGKEGKALKLLATAARLDIEDFLQKKVYIEIEVKVKENWRQDEGLLKNYGYEGRIQAL; this is encoded by the exons ATGGAGCTGGCGTTACAGGCACCGGCAACTCTTTCCCGGAGTAAAATCCACGCTCATAATTTCTTCTACTCCAACACTATCTTCATTTCCCCGCCGGAGAAGCAAACCCCATTGCCTCTACTTTCCCGACAAAACCACTCCCGATTCCAAGTCCGAGCCAGAAATTCAAGCCACAGGACACGGAGGTCTGTGTTGAAGAATCAATCCGTTACCATTAGTGAGAATGGATTCAACGAAGAAGAGGAAACAGACGGTGAAGGGACGAGCTCTTTGTACTCCGACGATGAGTTGTCGTTCTTGTCTCTGAATGAGAAGCCGGATCGGAACTTGACTTTGCTTGATGATTACGAGATTGAGGAACTTGGATATGTCAGCGACCCTAACCATAGAAGCG GATTCGCGGCTCTGTTAGGGAAGCCGAATGTTGGGAAGAGTACTCTTGTAAACCAATTGATAGGACAGAAGTTGTCCATTGTTACGGATAAGCCTCAAACGACGAGGCACCGGATTCTGGGTATATGTTCTGGGCCAGAGTATCAG GTGATACTTTATGATACACCTGGTGtcattgagaagaaaatgcacAAATTGGATTcaatgatgatgaagaatgTGCGTAGCGCTGCCATTAATGCAGACTGTGTTTTGGTTGTTGTTGATGCATGTAAAGCGCCTCAAAAA ATTGATGAGGTTTTGGAAGAAGGTATAGGGAACCTTAAAGAAATGCCACCCACCTTGCTGGtattaaacaaaaaggatTTGATCAAACCGGGCGAAATCGCTAAGAAACTCGAG TGGTATGAGAAATTTACTAATGTTGATGAGGTTATACCTGTGAGCGCCAAGTATGGCCATGGGATTGAAGACGTGAAGGAATGGATACTATCCAAACTTCCTGTTGGGCCAGCTTATTATCCAAAG GACATAGTAAGTGAGCATCCAGAaagattttttgtttctgaaaTTGTCAGAGAAAAGATATTCATGCAATATCGCAATGAAGTTCCTTATGCATGTCAG GTGAATGTAGTGAGCTACAAGAGTAGACCTGGTGCTAAAGATTTTATTCAAGCGGAAATTGTTGTTGAGAAAAATTCTCAGAAAGTCATTCTCATCGGGAAG GAAGGAAAGGCTCTGAAACTTCTTGCAACAGCTGCTCGTCTCGATATAGAAGATTTCTTGCAAAAGAAGGTCTATATTGAG ATTGAGGTtaaagtgaaagaaaattgGCGGCAAGATGAAGGGCTGTTGAAGAACTATGGCTATGAAGGACGAATTCAAGCATTGTAA